From Saimiri boliviensis isolate mSaiBol1 chromosome 9, mSaiBol1.pri, whole genome shotgun sequence, a single genomic window includes:
- the LOC120360101 gene encoding proline-rich protein 23B-like, translating to MGSRPRSPSACPAPWWGPQPGGPGPAKRRRLEEPAAPEPRVARSLEDPPGGPAADALTFVLVLAAGSSLKVSRDDDSLVLVPAPTSIMRVSLGGHTLFLIPEVLLSSVDERAGAQGDLSAFLVADVFLGALGEDVVVEQEFCASVPEVAAQEEVYEEDADAEFLGLWMDSPAGSAAGLYPSAESMYGPQPEGLIPEPCALAPSPSSERRSPRPICDQEFHFLEPVPSSPLQPLPPFPSPGPHARSELPERPPCKARRRLFQE from the coding sequence ATGGGCAGCCGGCCCCGCAGCCCCAGCGCCTGCCCTGCGCCCTGGTGGGGACCGCAGCCAGGAGGACCCGGCCCTGCCAAGCGCCGCCGACTGGAGGAGCCCGCGGCCCCCGAACCCCGCGTGGCGCGCAGCCTGGAAGACCCGCCCGGGGGCCCGGCCGCCGACGCGCTCACCTTCGTGCTGGTCCTGGCCGCGGGCAGTTCCCTGAAGGTGTCCCGGGACGACGACAGCCTGGTGCTGGTGCCCGCGCCCACGTCGATCATGCGAGTGTCTCTCGGTGGACACACCCTCTTCCTGATCCCCGAGGTCCTCCTGAGCTCCGTCGACGAACGCGCGGGAGCGCAGGGCGACTTGTCTGCCTTCCTAGTAGCGGATGTTTTCCTGGGCGCTCTCGGGGAGGACGTCGTCGTCGAGCAGGAATTCTGCGCGTCTGTCCCAGAGGTCGCCGCCCAGGAGGAGGTCTACGAGGAGGACGCGGACGCCGAGTTCCTGGGGCTCTGGATGGACTCCCCAGCCGGCTCAGCCGCTGGGCTCTACCCCTCCGCTGAAAGTATGTACGGCCCCCAGCCGGAGGGCCTCATCCCAGAGCCCTGTGCTCTGGCCCCCAGCCCCAGTTCAGAGAGACGCTCCCCACGCCCCATCTGCGACCAGGAATTCCACTTTCTGGAGCCTGTCCCCAGCTCACCtctccaacctctacctccctttCCGAGTCCAGGTCCCCACGCGCGCTCGGAGCTCCCAGAGCGCCCTCCGTGCAAGGCCCGGAGACGCCTGTTTCAGGAATGA
- the LOC101054249 gene encoding proline-rich protein 23C-like: MGSRPRSPSACPAPWWGPQPGGPGPAKRRRLEEPAAPEPRVARSLEDPPGGPAADALTFVLVLAAGSSLKVSRDDDSLVLVPAPTSIMRVSLGGHTLFLIPEVLLSSVDERAGAQGDLSAFLVADVFLGALGEDVVVEQEFCASVPEVAAQEEVYDEDADAEFLGLWMDSPAGSAAGLYSSILSMFSPNPSSERRSPRPIFDREFHLLEPVPSSPLQPLPPSPSPGPHARPELPERPPCKARRRLFQE; the protein is encoded by the coding sequence ATGGGCAGCCGGCCCCGCAGCCCCAGCGCCTGCCCTGCGCCCTGGTGGGGACCGCAGCCAGGAGGACCCGGCCCTGCCAAGCGCCGCCGACTGGAGGAGCCCGCGGCCCCCGAACCCCGCGTGGCGCGCAGCCTGGAAGACCCGCCCGGGGGCCCGGCCGCCGACGCGCTCACCTTCGTGCTGGTCCTGGCCGCGGGCAGTTCCCTGAAGGTGTCCCGGGACGACGACAGCCTGGTGCTGGTGCCCGCGCCCACGTCGATCATGCGAGTGTCTCTCGGTGGACACACCCTCTTCCTGATCCCCGAGGTCCTCCTGAGCTCCGTCGACGAACGCGCGGGAGCGCAGGGCGACTTGTCTGCCTTCCTAGTAGCGGATGTTTTCCTGGGCGCTCTCGGGGAGGACGTCGTCGTCGAGCAGGAATTCTGCGCGTCTGTCCCAGAGGTCGCCGCCCAGGAGGAGGTCTACGACGAGGACGCGGACGCCGAGTTCCTGGGGCTCTGGATGGACTCCCCAGCCGGCTCAGCCGCTGGGCTTTACTCCTCCATTCTAAGTATGTTCAGCCCCAACCCCAGTTCAGAGAGACGCTCCCCACGCCCCATCTTCGACCGGGAATTCCACCTTCTGGAGCCTGTTCCCAGCTCACCtctccaacctctacctccttcTCCGAGTCCAGGTCCCCACGCTCGCCCGGAGCTCCCAGAGCGCCCTCCGTGCAAGGCCCGGAGGCGCCTGTTCCAGGAATGA